The proteins below are encoded in one region of Alistipes indistinctus YIT 12060:
- a CDS encoding glycoside hydrolase domain-containing protein: MAELHRDAKFIDSTELTLVTPVQLEKLLKEKPAAGYFCFAELRDKEIRQYDSLPVIWAERPVSQRNVLVASAQPGEYYPWQLGVYAPYKKLDNIRLVFGDLTNAAGDKISAAAMQCFNMGGINQHGKPFTNTINIPKGLIQVLWSGIDIPKTASGTYRGKAVLEVDGAEPTMIDITLNVGGPVLENGGRDESWRKSRMTWLNSTIGFAETPTAPYTPLKRDGETISYLGGTVKLSADGLPASIVTNYDQANQLDRSISNEVLAKPVAFVVETSKGTEKLKPSKIEFLKQTPATLEWKVLLKGSDVEAECLAKMLFDGTINYQLKVTALRDVQVKDIRTVFDYTHYASKYIMGLGVKGGARPDSTIDWKWDTIKQQDRIWLGNVNAGMQVVFKDSNYKRPLVNIYYEFGRIRYPHSWGNDNKGGINITEQANATQVNAYSGERTLKTGEKLDFDFDLLVTPVKPIDLKAHFADRPYHLNADTSGGFIPRALKAGAKWINVHHKADIYPYINYPMVDEVVPDMKAFIAKAHANDLKVRLYYTCRELTVKTPEFWMLRSLGHEIIKDGPGNDTRTIVYPNGPRPWLIHNMRKNYIPAWYAGFEQGKYKGQLDVAVITDPESRWNNYYLEGLNWMIKNMGIDGVYIDDSSFDGETMRRARRIFDADGKRRLVDQHTWNHMNPYGGYANSINLSLDRLPYVDRLWIGELFRDYNKRDFWLVEMSGIPFGLMSEMLDAHNVFRGMVFGMLPRLPWSGNPVPMWRALDAFGIDQAKMYGYWDDRNPVRSDNELIPVTTYLRPGHSAMLSMANWDNDNAQKCRIRIDEKKLGFRPTQVYLPEIDELQPAGEIDLNGEIEIPATKGHIVILK; the protein is encoded by the coding sequence ATGGCCGAGCTGCACCGGGACGCAAAATTTATCGACTCGACCGAATTGACGCTGGTAACCCCGGTACAGTTGGAAAAACTGCTCAAGGAGAAGCCCGCCGCAGGTTATTTCTGCTTTGCCGAGCTGCGTGACAAGGAGATCCGCCAATACGATTCGCTACCGGTAATCTGGGCCGAGCGCCCCGTTTCACAACGCAACGTACTGGTAGCTTCGGCACAACCGGGAGAATACTATCCGTGGCAGCTGGGCGTCTATGCGCCTTACAAGAAGCTCGACAACATACGGTTAGTTTTCGGCGACCTGACCAATGCGGCAGGCGATAAGATCAGTGCGGCGGCGATGCAATGCTTCAACATGGGCGGCATCAATCAACACGGGAAACCGTTCACGAACACGATCAACATCCCCAAAGGCCTTATCCAGGTACTCTGGAGCGGGATCGACATTCCGAAAACCGCATCGGGAACCTACCGCGGCAAGGCGGTGCTGGAAGTGGACGGCGCCGAACCGACGATGATCGACATCACGCTCAACGTAGGAGGACCGGTGCTCGAGAACGGCGGCCGCGACGAAAGCTGGCGCAAAAGCCGTATGACCTGGCTCAACTCGACGATCGGTTTCGCCGAAACACCTACGGCACCCTATACTCCGCTTAAACGCGACGGAGAGACAATCAGCTATCTCGGCGGTACCGTAAAGCTCTCGGCCGATGGACTCCCCGCCAGCATCGTGACGAATTACGACCAGGCGAACCAACTCGACCGCAGCATCTCGAACGAAGTGCTCGCCAAGCCGGTTGCTTTCGTGGTCGAAACTTCGAAGGGAACCGAGAAACTGAAGCCGTCAAAAATCGAGTTCCTCAAACAGACCCCGGCCACACTGGAGTGGAAAGTTCTGCTCAAAGGTTCGGACGTAGAAGCGGAATGCCTTGCAAAAATGCTGTTCGACGGAACGATCAACTACCAGTTGAAAGTGACCGCACTGCGCGATGTCCAGGTCAAAGATATCCGTACGGTATTCGATTATACGCACTACGCATCGAAATACATCATGGGCCTCGGTGTGAAAGGCGGCGCACGCCCCGATTCGACGATCGACTGGAAATGGGATACGATCAAACAGCAGGACCGCATCTGGCTGGGTAATGTCAACGCGGGTATGCAGGTCGTTTTCAAGGACAGCAACTACAAACGCCCGCTCGTGAATATCTATTACGAGTTCGGACGCATCCGGTACCCGCATTCGTGGGGTAACGACAATAAAGGAGGAATCAATATCACCGAACAGGCAAATGCCACACAGGTGAACGCATACAGCGGAGAGAGAACGCTCAAAACGGGCGAAAAGCTCGATTTCGATTTCGACCTGCTCGTAACGCCGGTCAAACCGATCGACCTGAAAGCTCATTTCGCCGACCGTCCCTACCACCTGAACGCCGACACGAGCGGCGGATTCATTCCCCGGGCGCTGAAAGCCGGAGCGAAATGGATCAACGTACACCACAAAGCGGACATCTATCCCTACATCAACTATCCGATGGTAGACGAGGTCGTGCCCGATATGAAAGCCTTCATCGCGAAAGCGCATGCGAACGACCTGAAAGTACGCCTCTATTACACCTGCCGTGAGCTGACGGTCAAAACCCCCGAATTCTGGATGCTCCGCAGCCTTGGCCACGAGATCATCAAAGACGGGCCCGGTAACGATACCCGAACGATCGTCTATCCGAACGGTCCGAGACCATGGCTCATCCATAACATGCGCAAGAACTATATTCCGGCCTGGTATGCGGGCTTCGAACAGGGCAAATACAAGGGTCAGCTCGATGTCGCGGTCATCACCGATCCCGAGTCGCGCTGGAACAACTATTACCTCGAAGGACTGAACTGGATGATCAAAAACATGGGCATCGACGGTGTCTACATCGACGACAGTTCGTTCGACGGGGAGACGATGCGCCGGGCACGCCGTATTTTCGACGCGGACGGCAAACGCCGCCTGGTAGACCAGCACACATGGAACCACATGAACCCTTACGGCGGCTATGCGAACTCCATCAACCTCTCGTTGGACCGCCTGCCCTACGTCGACCGGCTCTGGATCGGCGAACTGTTCCGCGACTACAACAAGCGTGATTTCTGGCTTGTCGAAATGTCCGGGATTCCGTTCGGGCTGATGAGCGAGATGCTCGACGCGCACAACGTTTTCCGCGGCATGGTGTTCGGCATGCTGCCGCGCCTGCCCTGGAGCGGCAACCCGGTTCCGATGTGGCGCGCGCTCGACGCTTTCGGGATCGACCAGGCGAAGATGTACGGCTACTGGGACGACCGCAATCCGGTCCGCAGCGACAACGAACTGATCCCGGTAACGACCTACCTGCGGCCCGGTCATTCGGCCATGCTGTCGATGGCCAATTGGGACAACGACAATGCGCAAAAGTGCCGCATCCGCATCGATGAGAAGAAACTCGGGTTCCGTCCGACGCAGGTCTACCTGCCGGAGATCGACGAGTTGCAACCGGCCGGAGAGATCGACCTGAACGGGGAGATCGAGATTCCGGCGACCAAAGGGCATATTGTCATCCTGAAATAG
- a CDS encoding glycoside hydrolase family 10 protein: MKRDFASRLLFPLCGMLALTVTSCNKTAKDQPSRHRFIHNNDGSDALLNRWFGGHPAHKADIDRYVDMVAETSKGRTQVTTFMMCSGSDFIYYPSSKYGRYFGDDKNGTMPYADSATKKVWQLGGQSVRNLEAEGTDVIKASLERAKMHGMEAFITYRVNDLHFADSSSGNPATFPDFWIEHPEYWTGDSTQGWHSAQALDFSYPEVRQHKLNLIKEQLEKYDMIDGYELDFMRFIVLFKSGEGKEKAPLITDMVREVKRTIDSLSEVRGHKILLAVRVPVTVEGALGKGLDVKQWAKEGLIDFITIGVHWRGDTGIPVAKFRKDFGYDDIPLYASIDDGGYLPREFYSDGMYRGMASHILGQGADGVYLFNYYFGEISDRKIAGIPLLEEGGQVTRARTPELLNELGSLETLKGRNKIYCMSDGVTDAYRALGIAPLPAAVSNGRETVLPLFIADDTQEIVPQEMILFLRTDRPAKFWLEVNGIEVTEQKPEYVKLYNRDRGMRDGEQMYAFILPAGSIRKGDNMIRMVDKTLDNYFVVQRVEVALKYGDVETNGYF; this comes from the coding sequence ATGAAAAGAGACTTCGCAAGCCGTCTGCTGTTCCCGCTGTGCGGGATGTTGGCACTGACCGTGACCAGTTGCAACAAAACAGCAAAAGATCAACCTTCCCGCCACCGGTTCATCCACAACAACGACGGCAGCGACGCGCTGCTGAACCGTTGGTTCGGAGGACATCCGGCCCACAAAGCCGACATCGACCGCTATGTGGATATGGTCGCCGAAACATCGAAAGGCCGCACACAAGTGACCACATTTATGATGTGTTCCGGCAGCGATTTCATCTACTACCCCTCTTCCAAATACGGCCGTTACTTCGGGGACGACAAGAACGGCACGATGCCTTATGCCGACAGTGCGACGAAAAAAGTGTGGCAACTGGGCGGACAGAGCGTCCGCAATCTCGAGGCCGAGGGAACCGACGTGATCAAGGCTTCGCTCGAGCGCGCGAAAATGCACGGTATGGAGGCGTTTATCACTTACCGCGTCAATGACCTGCACTTTGCCGATTCGTCATCGGGCAATCCGGCTACGTTCCCCGATTTCTGGATCGAACATCCCGAATACTGGACCGGTGATTCGACCCAGGGATGGCACAGTGCACAGGCTCTCGATTTCAGTTATCCGGAAGTACGGCAGCACAAGCTGAACCTGATTAAGGAGCAACTCGAAAAATACGACATGATCGACGGTTACGAGCTCGATTTCATGCGCTTTATCGTGCTGTTCAAAAGCGGCGAAGGCAAAGAGAAAGCCCCGCTGATCACCGACATGGTGCGTGAAGTGAAACGGACGATCGACTCGCTCTCCGAAGTTCGCGGTCACAAGATCCTGCTGGCGGTACGTGTCCCCGTTACGGTAGAAGGCGCGCTGGGAAAGGGTCTCGACGTGAAGCAGTGGGCCAAAGAGGGACTGATCGATTTTATCACCATCGGCGTACACTGGCGCGGAGACACGGGTATTCCGGTGGCGAAATTCCGCAAGGATTTCGGATACGACGACATTCCGCTCTACGCATCGATCGACGACGGCGGATACCTGCCGCGTGAATTCTACTCGGACGGCATGTACCGCGGTATGGCTTCGCACATCCTCGGACAAGGCGCGGACGGCGTATACCTCTTCAATTACTATTTCGGCGAAATCAGCGACAGAAAAATAGCCGGCATCCCGTTGTTGGAAGAGGGCGGCCAGGTAACGCGCGCACGGACTCCGGAGCTGCTCAACGAACTCGGTTCGCTCGAAACGCTCAAAGGACGCAACAAGATCTACTGCATGTCGGACGGTGTAACCGATGCATACCGTGCGCTGGGCATCGCTCCGCTGCCCGCAGCGGTAAGCAACGGCCGCGAGACCGTATTGCCCCTCTTTATTGCCGACGACACCCAGGAAATCGTACCGCAGGAGATGATCCTGTTCCTGCGCACCGACCGACCGGCTAAATTCTGGCTCGAAGTGAACGGTATCGAAGTGACCGAACAGAAACCGGAGTACGTGAAGCTGTATAACCGCGACCGCGGGATGCGCGACGGCGAACAGATGTATGCGTTCATTCTTCCCGCCGGATCGATCCGCAAAGGAGACAATATGATCCGGATGGTCGATAAAACCCTCGACAACTATTTCGTCGTTCAGCGCGTCGAAGTGGCGCTCAAATACGGGGATGTCGAAACGAACGGCTACTTTTAA
- a CDS encoding right-handed parallel beta-helix repeat-containing protein, translated as MRSNSKFALITAALLLMLASPVARAEIRFYVAPSGSDAQNGTSPAQPFLTVQRAQQAVRELKQRGPLTEPVTVYLSEGVYPISEALKFTPEDSGTETCPITYKAAQGEKALLSGGRKVTGWKRYKGNIWVATLPEVQAGEWWFRQLYVNGNLRGRARTPNQGVFEIKATTDTTTSQRSYQVASDSFVFNTGDLDPKWKHPENGEAIIYHYWTDTHLPIKAIDGKRNVISFGYPSGKVFRDGFEGDLARYVVENIYEALDLPGEWVLERSTGRLFYMPLSGEDMASAEVIAPATEELISIKGDPLNGKFVEYLNFEGLGLAYSNFNLPWGDCNNAQGSASVSACVNLSGARNCSFDRCSLRNLGTFGFELFDGCTFNRFTCNTLEQIAAGGFRLRGVEPGGNPALRTGNNTISDNTIGYYGLTYPSAVGVLVMHSDCNTVAHNLIHHGDYTGISVGWSWSYLRSAARGNRIEQNHIHDIGYNNLLSDMGGIYTLGLSPGTVISNNLVHDVNANRYGGWGIYTDEGSTSILIENNIVYHTKFGTFNIHYAKDLVVRNNIFALGRLQQLSRSKRDPHTTVYFEGNIIYWTQGRLLADEYKWQDEPYKIYVNPYTQPRDTSVTFVSDWNIFYNPDKPRAAVDFSGRTWEQWLAEGKDHHSIYADPMFVDPGRFDFRLKPGSPALKLGFRQIDLSQVGPRPCCDGKVQPKQ; from the coding sequence ATGCGATCCAACTCCAAATTTGCCCTGATCACCGCAGCTTTGCTGCTCATGCTGGCAAGTCCGGTAGCCCGCGCCGAAATCCGTTTCTATGTGGCTCCTTCCGGCAGCGATGCCCAGAACGGGACCTCGCCTGCACAGCCTTTTTTGACCGTCCAGCGTGCACAGCAAGCTGTCCGCGAACTCAAACAGCGCGGACCGCTGACCGAACCGGTCACCGTATACCTGAGCGAAGGAGTCTATCCGATCAGCGAAGCGCTGAAATTTACGCCGGAAGATTCGGGTACCGAAACCTGTCCGATCACCTACAAAGCCGCACAAGGTGAGAAAGCCCTGCTGAGCGGCGGCCGAAAGGTTACGGGATGGAAACGTTACAAAGGCAACATCTGGGTAGCCACGCTGCCGGAAGTGCAAGCGGGAGAATGGTGGTTCCGCCAGCTTTACGTGAACGGGAATCTTCGGGGCCGGGCCCGTACCCCGAACCAGGGAGTGTTCGAAATCAAAGCGACGACCGATACCACCACCAGCCAGCGCAGCTATCAAGTCGCGAGCGATTCGTTCGTATTCAATACCGGCGACCTGGATCCGAAATGGAAGCATCCCGAAAACGGAGAAGCGATCATCTACCACTATTGGACCGATACCCACCTGCCGATCAAGGCTATCGACGGCAAACGCAACGTCATCTCGTTCGGCTACCCGTCGGGTAAGGTGTTCCGCGACGGTTTCGAGGGCGACCTAGCGCGCTATGTGGTCGAAAATATCTACGAAGCGCTCGACCTGCCCGGAGAATGGGTGCTCGAACGCTCCACGGGGCGGCTGTTCTACATGCCGCTCTCCGGAGAAGATATGGCTTCCGCCGAAGTAATCGCCCCGGCGACCGAAGAACTGATCTCGATCAAAGGAGACCCGTTGAACGGGAAATTCGTCGAATACCTCAATTTCGAAGGACTCGGACTCGCCTATTCGAATTTCAACCTGCCGTGGGGAGACTGCAACAATGCACAGGGCAGCGCAAGCGTCAGCGCCTGTGTGAACCTTTCAGGCGCACGCAACTGCTCGTTCGACCGCTGCTCGCTGCGCAACCTCGGAACGTTCGGTTTCGAACTGTTCGACGGCTGCACGTTCAACCGGTTCACCTGCAACACGCTCGAACAGATCGCAGCGGGAGGTTTCCGGCTGCGCGGCGTGGAACCGGGCGGCAACCCGGCCCTGCGCACCGGCAACAACACGATCAGCGACAACACGATCGGCTACTACGGCCTGACCTATCCGTCGGCCGTCGGCGTCCTGGTGATGCACAGCGACTGCAACACGGTTGCACACAACCTGATCCACCACGGCGATTACACGGGCATTTCGGTGGGTTGGTCGTGGAGCTACCTGCGCAGCGCGGCACGCGGCAACCGGATCGAGCAGAACCACATCCACGATATCGGGTACAACAACCTGCTTTCGGACATGGGCGGCATCTACACGCTGGGCCTCTCACCCGGTACCGTGATCAGCAACAACCTCGTGCACGACGTGAACGCGAACCGTTACGGAGGTTGGGGCATCTACACCGACGAGGGATCGACTTCGATCCTGATCGAGAACAACATCGTCTACCATACCAAGTTCGGCACGTTCAACATCCACTACGCGAAAGACCTCGTCGTGCGCAACAACATATTTGCCTTGGGACGGCTCCAGCAACTTTCGCGCTCGAAGCGGGATCCGCACACGACCGTCTATTTCGAGGGAAATATCATCTACTGGACCCAGGGCCGGTTGCTGGCCGACGAATACAAGTGGCAGGACGAACCGTACAAAATATATGTGAATCCCTATACGCAACCGCGCGATACGAGCGTTACATTCGTAAGCGACTGGAATATTTTCTACAATCCGGACAAGCCCCGCGCGGCGGTCGATTTCAGCGGCCGCACATGGGAGCAGTGGCTCGCCGAAGGCAAGGACCACCACTCGATCTATGCCGACCCGATGTTCGTCGATCCCGGCAGGTTCGATTTCCGGCTGAAACCGGGTTCGCCGGCACTGAAGCTGGGCTTCCGCCAGATCGACCTGTCACAGGTCGGGCCACGGCCGTGCTGCGACGGAAAAGTGCAACCCAAACAATAG
- a CDS encoding DUF5107 domain-containing protein produces the protein MSRSLLLPLFGASLCLCAPLCHGTTGNGQTPGRNTTTPAPGRSSVRVVEREMLTYPYSAPKEVPDFGRIYPYHRYDGYTAEGRMQKWEMVEMENDYIKLWIMPGVGGKIWGAVDKRTGREFIYFNHVVKFRDVAMRGPWTSGGIEMNFGIIGHSPWCSDRVDYAIAENADGSVSCTVGGTDLALGTDWRVRITLPPDKALFETDVLWFNGSGWDRPAYQWMNAGIKTAGNLEYSFPGVRYLEHDGTSRHWPTGYPDYRLNRYEENNHGHYKSYHVTGEYTDFWGGYWHDDGFGFGHTAEYADKPGKKIWIWGLSPYGMIWEKLLTDSDGQYSEVQSGRLLNQSIGTSYRTPFKHGALSPYVTNAWSERWFPVRGTDGILYATDELAFNIVPGNGQQTLKIYAIAPVSGELLVTSDGNKEILRSQLELDPTDTLSLPLGVQEVPDFLDLYLDGRNLYCFELHDTPLMRPQRLPENFDHGSVYGLYLQGREFERQFFLSAAADKYREALAKDPNYQPALVRLAGICFQRHESGEALELCARALAIDTYDGAANYLWGLRAAEEFDPANAMEGFALASQSTEYREAACTEMARLWISEQQVYPKARHYARRALEYNPRNLTALQLEVLLDRIERERSVANASTTDTTSISRTSAPSGTAPQTSLDRLQQIDPLNHFAAWERYLLSGREADKKAFTDGIRNSFAAESYLHIADFYYRAGRWRDALTLLAAAPEHPKILCWQAWLWMCLQNFNGHNDEVERLLTKIAATRPSLVFPFRRSEYDLFSWLADTLPSWQGNYYLALCKMQDGHRDEALELLNHPKGDSAKIDFYPYFALRASLQSDSSRAESDLLEAFRIAPDDPHTTWLLADHYTGRNQWAEAQKYLTRRLSVDKSDYTAGMKLAKVLAAQGAFQQSIALMRSLDVLPNEGAQEGRNLWRETNLDYACALIGAKQFRKALDAIAQARLWPENMGVGKPYDDLVDERVEDFLERYCLLQMHRNGEAAASRIAARIETPGYKPYRAADLLSALMLREAGQVEKGDRLMAEWLHSAPDKKSARWCDAVYRGDWNAAERIEQEPNEVLNPLPYEILFDDRDFLLLMRHQNLLKPETKP, from the coding sequence ATGTCCAGATCTCTTCTTTTACCTTTGTTCGGCGCTTCACTCTGCCTCTGTGCGCCGCTTTGCCACGGCACAACCGGCAACGGACAAACACCCGGCCGAAATACGACGACTCCGGCACCCGGCCGTTCGTCGGTCCGGGTGGTCGAACGAGAAATGCTCACCTACCCCTACTCCGCCCCCAAGGAGGTTCCCGATTTCGGACGCATTTACCCGTACCACCGTTACGACGGTTACACGGCCGAAGGCCGCATGCAGAAATGGGAGATGGTCGAAATGGAGAACGACTACATCAAACTGTGGATCATGCCCGGTGTGGGGGGCAAGATATGGGGTGCCGTAGACAAGCGGACCGGACGCGAATTCATCTACTTCAACCATGTGGTGAAGTTTCGCGACGTGGCAATGCGCGGGCCGTGGACTTCGGGCGGAATCGAGATGAATTTCGGCATCATCGGCCACTCGCCGTGGTGCTCGGACCGGGTCGATTACGCAATTGCGGAAAATGCCGACGGCAGCGTCAGTTGCACGGTTGGAGGAACCGACCTTGCATTGGGCACCGACTGGCGCGTTCGCATAACGCTGCCGCCCGACAAGGCTCTCTTCGAGACCGACGTGCTGTGGTTCAATGGATCGGGATGGGACCGCCCGGCCTACCAGTGGATGAACGCCGGAATCAAGACGGCCGGCAACCTCGAATACTCCTTTCCGGGCGTCCGCTACCTCGAACACGACGGCACGAGCCGCCATTGGCCGACGGGTTATCCCGATTACCGGTTAAACCGTTACGAAGAAAACAACCACGGCCACTATAAATCATACCATGTCACGGGCGAATACACGGACTTCTGGGGCGGCTACTGGCACGACGACGGGTTCGGATTCGGCCACACGGCGGAATACGCCGATAAGCCGGGCAAGAAAATATGGATATGGGGACTCTCCCCCTACGGCATGATCTGGGAGAAGCTGCTCACCGATTCCGACGGACAGTACTCCGAGGTACAGTCGGGACGCCTGCTGAACCAGAGTATCGGCACCAGTTACCGCACGCCGTTCAAACACGGCGCACTGTCGCCCTATGTCACGAACGCGTGGAGCGAACGGTGGTTTCCGGTACGAGGCACGGACGGTATTCTCTATGCGACCGATGAACTGGCATTCAACATCGTACCGGGAAACGGCCAGCAAACGCTGAAAATCTATGCGATCGCTCCCGTCAGCGGCGAACTGCTGGTGACATCGGACGGAAACAAAGAGATCTTGCGCAGCCAGCTGGAGCTGGATCCCACCGATACCCTTTCGCTGCCACTCGGTGTGCAGGAGGTTCCGGATTTTCTCGATTTATACCTCGACGGACGCAACCTCTACTGTTTCGAACTCCACGACACGCCGCTGATGCGGCCGCAACGGCTGCCCGAAAACTTCGACCACGGGTCGGTCTACGGGCTTTATCTGCAAGGCCGTGAGTTCGAACGGCAGTTTTTCCTCTCCGCCGCAGCAGACAAATACCGCGAAGCGCTTGCCAAAGATCCGAATTACCAGCCGGCGCTGGTGCGCCTTGCAGGCATTTGTTTCCAACGGCACGAATCGGGCGAAGCCCTCGAACTGTGTGCCCGGGCGCTGGCGATCGACACTTACGATGGTGCGGCGAACTACCTGTGGGGCCTGCGGGCCGCTGAAGAGTTCGATCCCGCCAACGCCATGGAAGGTTTCGCGCTGGCCTCGCAATCGACCGAATACCGCGAGGCAGCCTGCACCGAAATGGCACGGCTGTGGATCAGCGAACAGCAGGTTTATCCGAAAGCACGCCACTACGCCCGGCGCGCCCTCGAATACAATCCCCGCAACCTGACGGCGTTGCAACTCGAAGTGCTGCTGGACCGGATCGAAAGGGAGCGCTCCGTAGCGAATGCGTCAACAACCGATACGACCTCCATATCCCGTACATCCGCCCCGTCCGGAACCGCTCCGCAAACCTCGCTCGACCGCCTGCAACAGATCGACCCGCTGAACCACTTCGCCGCGTGGGAACGCTACCTGCTGAGCGGACGCGAGGCGGACAAAAAGGCTTTCACCGACGGAATCCGCAACTCGTTCGCTGCAGAGAGCTACCTGCACATCGCCGACTTCTACTACCGGGCCGGCCGCTGGCGGGATGCGCTGACCCTGCTGGCCGCCGCGCCGGAACATCCTAAAATCCTCTGCTGGCAAGCGTGGCTTTGGATGTGCCTCCAGAATTTTAACGGACACAACGATGAAGTCGAACGGCTGCTGACGAAGATTGCCGCGACCCGCCCCTCTCTCGTTTTTCCGTTCCGCAGATCGGAATACGACCTGTTCTCTTGGCTGGCCGACACGCTCCCGTCGTGGCAGGGTAACTACTACCTCGCGCTTTGTAAAATGCAGGACGGTCACCGCGACGAGGCGCTCGAATTGCTGAACCATCCCAAAGGCGATTCTGCGAAAATCGATTTTTATCCCTATTTCGCCCTGCGGGCCTCGCTGCAAAGTGACTCCTCCCGAGCCGAATCGGATCTGCTCGAGGCTTTCCGGATCGCGCCCGACGATCCGCACACCACATGGTTGCTGGCCGACCACTATACGGGCCGCAACCAATGGGCCGAAGCACAAAAATACCTGACCCGGCGGCTGTCCGTGGATAAGAGCGACTACACCGCCGGCATGAAACTGGCGAAAGTCCTTGCCGCACAAGGCGCTTTTCAGCAAAGCATAGCGCTGATGCGCAGCCTGGACGTGCTGCCGAACGAAGGAGCGCAGGAAGGACGCAACCTGTGGCGGGAAACGAACCTCGATTACGCCTGCGCGCTGATCGGAGCGAAACAATTCCGCAAGGCCCTCGACGCCATTGCCCAGGCGCGCCTCTGGCCCGAGAACATGGGCGTCGGCAAACCGTACGACGACCTGGTCGACGAACGGGTCGAGGATTTCCTCGAACGGTACTGCCTGCTACAAATGCACCGCAACGGTGAGGCGGCTGCCAGCCGGATCGCGGCACGGATCGAAACACCCGGCTATAAACCCTACCGGGCCGCAGACCTGCTGTCGGCACTGATGCTGCGTGAAGCGGGACAGGTCGAAAAAGGTGACCGGCTGATGGCCGAATGGTTGCACAGCGCTCCGGACAAGAAATCAGCCCGTTGGTGCGACGCCGTATACCGGGGCGATTGGAACGCCGCCGAACGCATCGAGCAGGAACCGAACGAGGTACTGAATCCGCTGCCTTACGAAATCCTTTTCGACGACCGCGACTTTCTATTGTTGATGCGACACCAAAACCTACTGAAACCCGAAACAAAACCCTGA